A genomic segment from Lutibacter sp. A80 encodes:
- a CDS encoding sulfatase, which produces MKKYLIVLILLVNVFVGLAQEKPNVLLIMVDDMNDWVGAFEGNQQAITPNIDKLAEKSIVFKNSYCSAALCNPSRTSMLTGYNPSTTGVYGNNEVFREMEGFENTITLPQYFEQNGYSTAAAGKIFHNARGGKEEPKHGSDPGSFQVERIGNAGTVYPDAKYRHSHGLNLKEYGVKGSFLRSFDWYGTDTKDEENNDWKSAEFCADYINQEHEKPFFVACGIFKPHLPWYAPKKYFDLYNLDEIQLPEVLENDLADVGRMGNNMAKKGVHKAVLDANKWKEAVRAYLANISFADACIGELLNSLNKSPYATNTIVVLMGDHGWHLGEKEHWSKNVLWERAAKTPLLIFDPRNKESGVSTKIVSLIDVYPTLIDLCGLPVKDDLDGKSIKTLLNNPNNKWNEVALTSKAVGMHSLRSEHYRYTVYPDGFEELYNHTIDPNEWTNIANDKANEVILQRFRKILKKKLK; this is translated from the coding sequence ATGAAAAAATATTTAATTGTACTGATTTTATTAGTGAATGTTTTTGTTGGTTTAGCACAAGAAAAACCAAATGTATTATTAATCATGGTAGATGATATGAATGATTGGGTGGGAGCGTTTGAAGGAAATCAACAAGCAATTACACCTAATATTGATAAATTAGCCGAAAAGAGTATTGTTTTTAAAAATTCTTATTGTTCAGCAGCATTGTGTAACCCTTCAAGAACAAGCATGTTAACAGGTTACAATCCTTCAACAACAGGGGTTTATGGGAATAATGAAGTTTTTAGAGAAATGGAAGGTTTTGAAAATACGATTACTTTACCACAATACTTTGAACAAAATGGTTATAGTACAGCTGCTGCAGGTAAAATATTTCATAATGCTAGAGGGGGTAAAGAAGAACCAAAACATGGAAGTGATCCAGGGTCATTTCAAGTAGAACGTATTGGAAATGCTGGTACAGTTTATCCAGATGCTAAATATAGACATTCACATGGCTTAAATTTAAAAGAGTATGGAGTTAAAGGATCGTTCTTAAGATCTTTTGATTGGTATGGCACTGATACAAAAGATGAAGAAAATAACGATTGGAAATCAGCTGAGTTTTGTGCAGATTATATAAATCAAGAACATGAAAAACCATTTTTTGTAGCTTGTGGTATTTTTAAACCTCATTTACCGTGGTATGCTCCAAAAAAATATTTTGATCTTTATAATTTAGATGAAATTCAATTGCCAGAAGTTTTAGAAAATGATTTAGCGGATGTCGGTAGAATGGGGAATAATATGGCAAAAAAAGGTGTTCATAAGGCTGTTTTAGATGCTAATAAATGGAAAGAAGCTGTTAGAGCCTATTTAGCAAATATTTCTTTTGCAGATGCTTGTATAGGAGAGTTATTAAATTCATTAAATAAAAGTCCTTACGCAACAAATACAATTGTTGTTTTAATGGGCGATCACGGTTGGCATTTAGGAGAAAAAGAACATTGGTCTAAAAATGTACTCTGGGAACGAGCAGCTAAAACCCCATTATTAATTTTTGATCCAAGAAATAAAGAATCTGGTGTAAGTACTAAAATTGTATCTTTAATAGATGTTTACCCTACTTTAATTGATTTATGTGGGTTACCAGTTAAAGATGATTTAGATGGTAAAAGTATTAAAACATTACTAAATAATCCAAATAACAAATGGAATGAAGTAGCGCTGACTTCTAAAGCAGTAGGCATGCATTCTTTAAGAAGTGAACACTATAGATATACGGTTTATCCAGATGGTTTTGAAGAATTATATAACCATACCATTGATCCAAATGAATGGACAAATATTGCGAATGATAAAGCAAATGAAGTGATACTTCAACGTTTTAGAAAAATATTGAAGAAAAAATTAAAATAG
- a CDS encoding sulfatase: protein MISKKTILNVFVAFVAMLFITCKDQGEQQVSTDKKNRKPNIVLLFVDDWGWADVGYRNPLFETPNIDQLKRDGLDFNRAYIPTPTCSPSRAAILTGKESVRMEMPRHISGNPEVEKYNLWPKDPVQMPSINYLPLEEVTYAERLKEYGYYNAFIGKWHLGHQAHFPDKQGFDEVYGTTNAGHPKNYYYPFFKPEDDPKGFLKSGLKEGDYLTEVLTNKATDFIKNYDKQDPFMLSFWYYTVHGPSIGKKQLLKKYQDKGMEGKYAHHGAMVETLDKSVGEVRKALEEKGIADNTVIILISDQGGAYSNAPLSGGKKGGNTLGEGGARVPFIVFYPGVTKAKSVTEIPVQSIDLYPTIMEIASGEKFDGEGIQGKSLMPIIKEQKFESRKLFFFRSYEDQYAAVIDGDWKLIKYHSGKFQLFNVTKDISEKNDLIGKGLEIEETLKIAIANWEKEAVPVY, encoded by the coding sequence ATGATTTCAAAAAAAACAATCTTAAACGTATTTGTAGCTTTTGTTGCAATGCTATTTATAACTTGTAAAGACCAAGGTGAACAACAAGTTTCAACTGATAAAAAAAATAGAAAACCAAATATTGTTTTGTTATTTGTAGATGATTGGGGTTGGGCAGATGTTGGTTATAGGAATCCGCTTTTTGAAACACCAAATATTGATCAATTAAAAAGAGATGGATTAGATTTTAATAGAGCTTACATTCCTACACCAACTTGTAGCCCTAGTAGAGCAGCAATATTAACAGGTAAAGAGTCTGTTAGAATGGAGATGCCTCGTCATATTTCGGGTAATCCAGAAGTAGAAAAGTATAATTTGTGGCCAAAAGACCCCGTTCAAATGCCTTCAATAAATTATCTGCCTTTAGAAGAGGTAACCTATGCAGAACGTTTAAAAGAATATGGATATTACAACGCGTTTATTGGAAAATGGCATTTAGGTCATCAAGCTCATTTTCCAGATAAGCAAGGTTTTGATGAAGTTTACGGAACCACTAATGCAGGGCATCCTAAAAATTATTATTATCCATTTTTTAAGCCAGAAGATGATCCAAAAGGATTCTTAAAATCGGGATTGAAAGAAGGAGATTATTTAACCGAAGTGCTTACTAATAAGGCTACAGATTTTATTAAGAATTACGATAAACAAGACCCTTTTATGTTGTCTTTTTGGTATTATACCGTTCACGGTCCTTCAATTGGTAAAAAACAATTATTAAAAAAATACCAAGATAAGGGAATGGAAGGAAAGTATGCACATCATGGAGCAATGGTTGAAACGTTAGACAAATCAGTAGGAGAGGTTAGAAAAGCTTTAGAAGAAAAGGGAATTGCTGATAATACTGTAATTATTTTAATTTCAGACCAAGGTGGAGCGTATTCTAATGCTCCTCTAAGTGGAGGTAAAAAAGGTGGTAATACTTTAGGTGAAGGTGGGGCACGTGTTCCTTTTATAGTATTTTATCCCGGAGTTACAAAAGCTAAAAGTGTAACTGAAATACCTGTACAATCTATTGATTTATATCCAACTATAATGGAGATAGCTTCAGGTGAAAAGTTTGATGGAGAAGGTATTCAAGGGAAAAGTTTAATGCCAATTATTAAAGAACAAAAATTTGAAAGTCGTAAGTTATTTTTCTTTAGAAGTTATGAAGATCAGTATGCAGCTGTAATTGATGGAGATTGGAAACTGATTAAATATCATAGTGGGAAATTTCAATTATTTAATGTTACTAAAGATATAAGTGAAAAGAATGATTTAATAGGAAAAGGTTTAGAAATTGAAGAAACATTAAAAATTGCTATTGCTAATTGGGAAAAAGAAGCTGTTCCAGTGTACTAA
- a CDS encoding sulfatase, translating into MKNIIVYPFLLFLAINLTSCKSKEEESVEVKKPNIIWIMAEDMSTDLECYGMPAVKTPNLNKMAAEGVKFNNCFVTNSICSPSRSAMMIGTHQVKTNSHNHRSNRDVPLDSQFTPFTQKLREAGYTTILGNQSVMKKGRKIDVNFKHEPIGEWDGKTKFGLFDKYDTIKKSDEPFFAQIQLVVTHRGEWWNEVREKSVHPVNPNDVVLPEYYADDPAIRLDWAKYLDQVEYMDNEVGMIFKELEDKGLADNTIVIFIGDNGRCNIKGKGYLHDAGLRIPYIIHYPKGLEGGQVRDDVVSSTDITATILDFAGVEIPDYMSGKPMFSNDFEREYVYAARDLWDEIPEKMRAITSNEWKYIRNDKPEIPFDAHQAYLEFYRPAVHIMRGLKKEGKLNKNQSFFFEDSKPSEELYNLKNDPQELVNLANKPKYASVLKMMRAKTKAYDEEFKPVSDIYEPKSVQNTVDLVEWIKTEKPEVYKKMQQGVEVGFKKYGAEYKKIKKQIK; encoded by the coding sequence ATGAAAAATATAATAGTCTATCCTTTCTTGTTATTTTTAGCCATAAACTTAACAAGTTGTAAATCAAAAGAAGAGGAAAGTGTTGAAGTTAAAAAACCAAATATTATTTGGATTATGGCCGAAGATATGAGTACCGATTTAGAGTGTTATGGAATGCCCGCCGTAAAAACTCCAAATCTAAATAAAATGGCAGCAGAAGGTGTTAAGTTCAATAATTGTTTTGTAACCAATTCTATTTGTTCTCCAAGTAGATCTGCAATGATGATTGGTACACATCAAGTAAAAACAAATTCACACAACCATAGAAGTAATAGAGATGTTCCTTTAGATAGCCAATTTACACCATTTACTCAAAAATTAAGAGAGGCTGGATATACTACTATTTTGGGAAATCAATCAGTAATGAAAAAAGGTAGAAAGATTGATGTGAATTTTAAGCATGAACCAATAGGGGAATGGGATGGAAAAACAAAATTTGGACTGTTTGATAAATACGATACAATTAAAAAATCTGATGAACCATTTTTTGCTCAAATTCAATTAGTTGTAACTCATAGAGGCGAATGGTGGAATGAGGTTCGTGAGAAATCTGTCCACCCAGTAAATCCAAATGATGTAGTGTTACCTGAATATTATGCAGATGATCCTGCTATTAGATTAGATTGGGCTAAATATTTAGATCAAGTAGAATATATGGATAATGAAGTAGGAATGATTTTTAAAGAATTAGAAGATAAAGGGCTAGCAGATAATACAATTGTTATTTTTATTGGAGATAATGGGCGTTGTAATATTAAAGGAAAAGGATATTTACACGATGCAGGGTTGAGAATCCCTTATATTATTCATTATCCAAAAGGTTTAGAAGGAGGTCAAGTAAGAGATGATGTTGTGAGTTCAACCGATATTACTGCTACTATTTTAGATTTTGCAGGTGTTGAAATTCCAGATTATATGAGTGGTAAACCTATGTTTTCAAATGATTTTGAGCGTGAGTATGTGTATGCTGCACGTGATTTATGGGATGAAATTCCAGAGAAAATGAGAGCAATTACTTCAAACGAATGGAAATATATTAGAAACGATAAACCAGAAATACCTTTTGATGCACATCAAGCTTATTTAGAGTTTTATCGCCCAGCAGTACATATAATGAGAGGTCTAAAAAAAGAAGGAAAATTAAATAAAAATCAAAGTTTCTTTTTTGAAGATTCAAAACCTTCTGAAGAATTATATAATTTGAAAAATGACCCTCAAGAACTAGTGAATTTAGCTAATAAGCCAAAATATGCTTCAGTTTTAAAAATGATGAGAGCAAAAACAAAAGCTTATGATGAAGAGTTTAAACCAGTAAGTGATATTTACGAACCAAAATCAGTACAAAACACGGTTGATTTAGTAGAATGGATTAAAACCGAAAAACCTGAGGTTTATAAGAAAATGCAACAAGGTGTTGAAGTTGGTTTTAAGAAGTATGGTGCTGAATATAAAAAAATTAAAAAACAAATAAAATAA
- a CDS encoding arylsulfatase yields the protein MKLFKQLLIVFTGVILLISCNKNEAKKEIKQVNTSQKAKKLSKPNIVFLLADDMGYGELGAYGQQTIKTPFLDDLASKGLRFTDFYAGTSVCSPSRAVLMTGKHTGHASIRGNKGNINNKWDRVPLKKSEIIIPEMLKEAGYQSAMIGKWHLGVPEDVSTWAKGRGFDYAVQEQWGEDKNGNEIDERVHWVNNNQDSIFYNYNDYSCLDEFRTNFALDYLDNKDEDKPFFLYMSYRIPHAHEYFLSKNDLYLDKIEEWPEIERRHAARITMLDTQIKRLFSKLEERGELENTIIIYSSDNGPTNENHHDYRFFNSSGNLNGYKRDVYEGGVRVPMIAYWKDKIKPGESNHPSTFYDIMPTLAEIAGIEAPKQTDGISIVPELFGKPQKKHDYLYWEIQEGKSVKGFRQATRFGKWKAVRYGDNYHTEIYDLEKDLYEQNDISNAHPEIVRKANEILRKASVKDEHWPYSGGVFK from the coding sequence ATGAAATTATTTAAGCAGTTATTAATTGTCTTTACCGGAGTTATTCTGTTAATTTCTTGTAATAAGAATGAAGCAAAAAAAGAGATTAAACAAGTTAATACTTCCCAAAAAGCTAAGAAATTAAGTAAACCTAATATTGTTTTTTTATTAGCTGATGATATGGGGTATGGTGAATTAGGTGCTTACGGACAACAAACTATAAAAACCCCTTTTTTAGATGATTTGGCTAGTAAAGGTTTACGGTTTACAGACTTTTATGCTGGTACTTCAGTTTGTTCACCTTCTAGAGCTGTGTTAATGACAGGAAAACATACTGGACATGCAAGTATAAGAGGAAATAAAGGGAATATAAACAATAAATGGGATAGAGTTCCACTTAAAAAATCTGAAATTATAATTCCTGAAATGTTAAAAGAAGCAGGGTACCAATCAGCAATGATTGGTAAATGGCATTTAGGTGTGCCAGAAGATGTAAGTACTTGGGCTAAAGGAAGAGGTTTTGATTATGCTGTTCAAGAACAATGGGGAGAAGATAAAAATGGGAATGAGATAGATGAACGTGTTCATTGGGTAAATAATAATCAAGATTCTATTTTTTATAATTATAATGATTACTCTTGTTTAGATGAGTTTAGAACCAATTTTGCATTAGATTATTTAGATAATAAAGATGAAGATAAACCATTCTTTTTATACATGTCTTACAGAATTCCACATGCACATGAATACTTTTTAAGTAAAAATGATTTATATCTAGATAAAATTGAAGAGTGGCCTGAGATAGAAAGACGTCATGCTGCCCGTATAACAATGTTAGATACTCAAATTAAACGTTTATTCTCTAAGTTAGAAGAAAGAGGAGAATTAGAAAATACAATAATTATTTATTCAAGTGATAACGGACCTACTAATGAGAATCATCACGATTATCGATTTTTTAATAGCTCAGGAAATTTAAATGGATATAAAAGAGATGTTTATGAAGGTGGTGTTCGTGTACCAATGATTGCTTATTGGAAAGATAAAATTAAACCAGGCGAGTCTAACCATCCATCAACGTTTTACGATATTATGCCAACTCTAGCAGAAATTGCAGGAATAGAAGCTCCAAAACAAACAGATGGTATTTCAATAGTACCTGAGTTGTTTGGAAAACCACAAAAAAAACATGATTATTTATATTGGGAAATTCAAGAAGGTAAAAGTGTTAAAGGCTTCCGTCAGGCTACTCGTTTTGGAAAATGGAAAGCTGTAAGATATGGAGACAATTATCATACAGAAATTTACGATTTAGAAAAAGATTTATACGAGCAAAACGATATTTCTAATGCCCATCCAGAAATTGTTAGAAAAGCAAATGAGATTTTAAGAAAAGCGAGTGTTAAAGATGAACACTGGCCTTATTCAGGAGGCGTTTTTAAATAA
- a CDS encoding sulfatase, translating into MKKIFLLMIFILGMFQISAQKKPNIIFIAIDDINDWVGPLEGNKQAITPNMDNFIEEAMVFKNAVCAAPICGPSRSAILSGFLPSTSGVYGNSQNMIYSDIVKKNATLPEYFSKNGYYTLANGKIFHKHGAEFGTDFGHWAFDEFARARRYEKDPVNKKRYTASKAGIINGEKKPEYKSKKSKLSWGPTIDSFEETVDYKVADWACNQLKRDFDRPFFMGVGFIKPHLPWIVPQEFFDMYDVNKIIPPIVPEDDLDDILKPNGEKAFQPTGEYKWIKKHGLEKEATRAYLANISYVDACLGVVMEALEESGYADNTIVIIWGDHGWHLGEKQRYLKNTTFLEAVRTPLFIRLPGMKKAEVVDQNVSLIDLYPTLVSLCGLPEKANIDGHDFSTILKNPNSNWDYPGITITSEGTSILKGKWHYMVSLKGTEQLYNIEKDPMEWENLILNKNYKSVLKELKKWVPKKRQIPNKTHFDKQKNYVDAEADPTIKATRNLENLN; encoded by the coding sequence ATGAAAAAAATATTTCTTTTAATGATATTCATTCTTGGAATGTTCCAAATATCAGCACAAAAAAAACCTAATATAATATTTATAGCTATTGATGATATTAATGATTGGGTGGGACCTTTAGAAGGAAATAAACAAGCTATTACTCCTAATATGGATAATTTTATAGAAGAAGCAATGGTGTTTAAAAATGCAGTTTGTGCGGCTCCTATTTGTGGGCCTTCTCGTTCAGCAATATTGTCTGGGTTTTTACCTAGTACTTCAGGTGTTTATGGAAACTCTCAAAATATGATTTATTCTGATATTGTTAAAAAGAATGCAACGCTTCCAGAATATTTTTCAAAAAATGGATATTATACGTTAGCAAATGGAAAAATATTTCATAAACACGGTGCTGAATTTGGAACCGATTTTGGGCATTGGGCTTTTGATGAATTTGCACGAGCTCGTAGATATGAGAAAGATCCGGTTAATAAGAAAAGATATACAGCTTCAAAAGCTGGAATTATAAATGGAGAAAAAAAACCAGAATATAAAAGCAAAAAAAGCAAATTAAGTTGGGGACCAACTATAGATTCTTTTGAAGAAACTGTAGATTATAAAGTGGCAGATTGGGCCTGTAATCAATTAAAAAGAGATTTTGATAGACCTTTTTTTATGGGAGTTGGTTTTATAAAACCGCATTTACCTTGGATAGTACCACAAGAATTTTTTGATATGTACGATGTTAATAAAATTATACCTCCCATAGTTCCTGAAGATGATTTAGATGATATTTTGAAACCTAATGGAGAAAAAGCTTTTCAACCAACAGGAGAGTATAAATGGATTAAAAAGCATGGGTTGGAGAAAGAAGCAACAAGAGCTTATTTGGCTAATATTTCATATGTTGACGCTTGTTTGGGAGTTGTAATGGAGGCTTTGGAAGAGAGCGGATATGCAGATAATACCATTGTGATTATATGGGGAGATCACGGTTGGCATTTAGGTGAAAAACAGCGGTACCTTAAAAATACAACATTTTTAGAAGCTGTTAGAACACCACTATTTATTCGTTTACCTGGAATGAAAAAAGCTGAAGTTGTTGATCAAAATGTAAGTTTAATAGATTTGTATCCTACCTTAGTTTCGTTATGTGGTTTGCCTGAGAAAGCAAACATTGATGGACATGATTTTTCTACAATATTAAAGAATCCAAACTCAAATTGGGATTACCCTGGTATAACAATTACTTCTGAAGGAACTTCAATATTAAAAGGAAAATGGCATTATATGGTCAGTTTAAAAGGAACTGAGCAATTGTATAATATCGAAAAAGATCCAATGGAATGGGAAAATTTAATTTTAAATAAAAATTATAAATCTGTGTTAAAAGAGTTGAAAAAATGGGTGCCTAAAAAACGCCAAATACCTAATAAAACTCATTTTGATAAGCAGAAAAATTATGTAGATGCAGAAGCTGATCCAACAATTAAAGCAACAAGAAATTTAGAAAATCTAAACTAA
- a CDS encoding sialate O-acetylesterase yields MKYLIFLVLITLNSFSQNKDVYVVLLAGQSNMAGHGNYEILDNSVKARIEKVADRVLLSTSDNPKIAPKPLSYYTVESEKYDFNKHFGPEIFIGLTLAEANPNQEYLLIKKAVGGTSLYGAWSANWIEDKADFAERGSRKQQQLFQAHLQLIDNNLKRLILEGKSYKILGLVWMQGESDTNKEITALSYKENLKKLISGYRKHLNIDNLPFVIGQVNPLPRKFKAGPILVRKAMEQVANSDNVIEIVKTSTDKNWNDFPKHSDNLHYNTEGQKRLGIAFANKVIKLNK; encoded by the coding sequence ATGAAATATTTAATATTTTTAGTACTTATCACCCTTAATAGTTTTTCACAAAATAAAGATGTTTATGTTGTTTTATTAGCAGGACAAAGTAATATGGCCGGTCATGGAAATTATGAAATTTTAGATAATTCAGTAAAAGCAAGAATTGAAAAAGTAGCAGATAGAGTATTGCTAAGTACTTCGGACAACCCTAAAATAGCACCAAAACCACTTTCATATTATACTGTAGAATCTGAAAAATACGATTTTAATAAGCATTTTGGTCCAGAAATATTTATAGGCTTAACATTGGCTGAAGCAAATCCAAATCAAGAATATTTATTAATAAAAAAGGCTGTTGGAGGAACATCATTATATGGTGCTTGGAGCGCAAATTGGATTGAAGATAAAGCTGATTTTGCAGAACGTGGATCTAGAAAACAACAACAATTATTTCAAGCTCATTTACAATTAATTGATAATAACTTAAAAAGGTTGATTTTAGAAGGTAAATCATATAAGATTTTAGGTTTGGTTTGGATGCAAGGAGAAAGCGATACCAACAAAGAAATTACAGCTTTAAGCTACAAAGAGAATCTTAAAAAATTAATAAGTGGGTATAGAAAACATTTAAATATAGATAATTTACCATTTGTAATTGGGCAAGTAAATCCCTTACCAAGAAAATTTAAAGCAGGACCTATATTGGTTAGAAAAGCGATGGAACAAGTTGCTAATTCAGATAATGTTATTGAAATTGTAAAGACTTCAACAGATAAAAACTGGAATGATTTTCCAAAACATTCCGATAATTTACATTACAATACTGAAGGTCAAAAACGTTTAGGAATTGCTTTTGCAAATAAAGTAATAAAGTTAAATAAATGA